AAATGAGACGACTTACGATCCAGGAGACAGCCCCGCTACCAACAGCCCAGCAGATACAGGCGCTGTTACAAATGGCGTGTGAGAATTCTCCGAATCTTCCCACCACTTTGCCTACTAATATATTGATTTCTCTATTACTTCTTTTAAACCAGATAAGTTCCATGAATGCTGATGTCTTTTGGGCATATGTTCCTGATCCTCCACTATTACAACCAGTTGGGTGGGAAATGAGTCTTGTTCCCGTGTATGTAAATGATACAGTCTTATTAGGAGGCTTCTCTGATAAGCACATCTCTCTTCAAAGTGCTAGTATTTCTTATACTGGATCCTCTTCACAATTACCAATGTGTTTTTTCCGAAATCATAATGTTCCAGGATGTCTTACTGTTACAGATGCAGGATACTTTGCTTATGATGATGACCATGGCCGTAGTTGGATAGTGGATATTCCTAGCATTACGAAATCCACAGGATATGCACGACGAGTCAATGGAACTGGACCTAAAGACATTCCATTTTGTGGCCTGGGGGTAAAAGGACGATATATAGCTGTGCCATGGAAACTTTGTAGAGATGAGACTGCTACTGTATATTCTATTACTAATGACAAACATTCCCTTTGGGACTGGTCTCCAGACTCCAACAGGAACCCCGGAAAGGAAGGCAGCAGACAATTTGCAGCCAGAATTTGGAATCTTGGCGGTACCATGGTGTACCAGACTGAGATATGGAAGCTGTTGGCCGCTTTCGGAACAGATGGGTCCTTTTTGCAGACCGGAGGGAAGACCAAAGGAGTACGATCCTGGAGAGAGCATTGGTGGAATGAGACTTGGAGATATCCTCAGGCCTGTGTACCCTATCCCTTTATGATCCTTGTTGGCTCTGTGACTCTTTCTAAAAATGCTAGCCTATATCatgttcattgttttaattgtacCCTGACTAATTGTATAAGAGGTATGAAAAATAATTCTGGGGCTCTGATAGTCAAACAACCGCCCCTTGTCATGATGCCTGTGAAGCTCACTGAACCTTGGTATGAGGAGTCAGGGCTTGAGCTGTGGAATAAGGTGCATACAGCCCTTGCTAGGCCACGAAGGGGGATAGGATTAATAATTCTAGGAATAACAACACTTGTAACTTTAATTGCTTCTGCTGTTACTGCTTCTGTATCTTTAGCTCAGTCTGTGCATACTGCTAGCATTGTAGACGATTTAGCAAAAAATACTTCTAAAGCTTTAGGAATTCAAGAAGATATAGATAGAAAGTTGGAGGATAGACTAAACGTGCTTTATGATGCAGTAAGATTTTTCGGGGAGGAGGTGCAAGGGTTAAAGCTAAGAACCAAGATTAGATGTCATGCTAACTATCGTTGGATTTGTGTAACTCgaaaaatttataataatacTGAGACCCCTTGGAATAAGATAAAATTACATTTAGATGGTATTTggcataatgaaaacatttccttgGATCTATTACAACTTCATCAGGAAATTCTTGATATAGAAAATGCTCCTCGGGCTAGTATGGATTTGGCAAAAAATGCTGAAGATTTTGTTAacagtttgttttccaattttcccTCCAATAACCTCACTCTGGCATCTTTTTTCGGGGGTCGTTGCCGTGCTTCTAGTATTAGCGCTTTTTATGTGCATTGCTCCTTGTATCATAAAGAAATTTGTCAAAGAGCTGTGGGACATCAAGGCTGTCCTACACAGTAATTACTTACGCCAAAAGAATCAGGCGTGCCATTTTACTAAATAAAAGAGCGGGAGCTGCGGGGAGTGGCCTGAACCAAAAGGCTgtctctgggagctgccttgatcctcaaggtctgttcgcagacatagctctctgttCCGCCACCCCTCTCTGGAATTTATTATCCAAGTTAAATCTTAACAGAACATTAGcaagccttgaatgcacacatgACGCAGATGGATAAGCCTTTCACGACCACCCTTAAGATAAATGGGatgtctttcttatctcttgacGTTATCAGAGAgttctggtgattgttatctcaaagtgatgtttatggaaaaatattttctcttcttaagattctcttcttggtttagtataaatgtaaccctgagaaataaagaatcatcgctGACTGCAGTGATCCTCTtgaccccatctgttctgtgtctttatttcttagcctaaaggaacgcgttGTGCTGCTCGTTGAAATCTTCAGGCTGGCCCGGCAAagggtggtggctaaaagacctggaagaggaaagcccgtgaaaatagaacaaaggaaggtccaaggaccggagtgagaacctcaggtaaaagaaacaaagctcctgcctaagcccaatttgcataggacaggcccagggggaacaaaaaaaacataaaaagaggagccaaagccctcttctctctctctctccctctctctccctctctctctccctctctctctctccctctctctccctctcccacacgatggggtgctcttctcttccCGTCTTTGGATCGAAGTGGCCTcacacctcgaagatggattttcctgctatcatctaaataaatagagctgtaacactgagctgtaacagtgatttatttaagagctataacatgctctgtcctccgagagctgtgacccgccaaggggctttaatgtctgtcattccaaatctttgttgtgacgagacaaagaaccaagAAGCATACACTCACCTGACAAAATGAACATTCataaaaagccagcttaaaaaaaagtgagctaaacaagacttttttttgctGCTGTTACTTCACAGAGAAGGATCATTTAACACAACTTGTAGAGTCatgggcttccgaggtggtgctagtggtaaagaaccaacctgccagtgcaggagacgtaagagacgtgggttcaatccctgggtaaggaagatcttCTAGAGGAGGATatagcaatgcactccagtattcttgcctggaggatcccatggacagagaagcctggtgggctacagtctatagggtcacaaagagtccgacacaactgaagcgacttagcacagtatagtcatggaaatatttttccattctgaGCCCAGAGCTTTCTCCCTGAACCTTGGCAACTATCTTTGTCTAGACATTGATCACAAATGAAATTTTGTGGACTGTTTTCAAAAAAACCTCTAAGGGAGCTTTCAAAATTACAAATTCATAAGTCTCAATTCTGGAAAATACGATTCATGAAATTTGTGATGCATCcagaatttgtaattttaaatcaTGCACATATTGATTTTATCATCAGCTGTTGTATAAATATCAATTTATAAGTCTTTAATGATTTGAAAAGCTGGGAAAAAACAGTCCTAACTCAAGCTCCAGGCTTTTGACAGAAATTCACATCTTTGGGGTTCCAGACACAGAGGAGGAAAATTATTTGGTTAAAGTTTGGCATCAAAATGTTGGTATAACATTTTGCTTATTACTTATTACCTTAAGTAATAAAAAGTGTATTTGAGATTAGATATCTACTGAGGGTATTGTTGGTAGGATTTAGTAAGATTAGTATttgttgctcagacagtaaagaatctgcctgcaatgtgggagacacaggttccctaggttgggaagatcccctgcagaagggaatggcaacccactctggtattctcgcctggagaattccatggacagaggagcctggcagactacagtcaatggggtcacaaagaatcagacatgactaaatgactaataCTCAACCAGCTtgaaactgtgagagaataagaTATTCATATCAGAACATCAAGTAGAATTTCATAAATTCAATTATGGTGTTTCTTTCTGACTAggattcatattttcattttcaaatgactTTTATATTCAGGAATATATGACTATTAGTAAGATATGTGATTTTTCCTCCTTAAAAGCTTTTACTAAAAGATAGAATTCTTTACAATTGATATAATTTAGGACTagtccctcatagctcagttggtaaagaatctgcttgtaaagcaggagatctgggtttgattcctgggtcaggaagatcccctggagaaggaaatggcaaaccactccagtattcttgcctggagagtcccatgggcagaggagccttgcaggctacagtccatggggttccaagagttggacaagacttagcgactaaaccaaccaaccaaggAAACAGTGCATTTCAAAAAGTAGTGATTCCTCAAAGATTGTTTGTTCATCATGTTTGCTTAATTGGACAGATATTTTGTGATGTAATAATCTCAGTTTACTGCTCTACATATTAGGGTAcagtgttgaaaaaaaaaatcactcagtaatgacttttttttattacttcttcTAAGTTCAACACCAAACGCTTTTCTGGTATTTGATGAATTATGGCTAGCTCACACTGAATACATGAGGATGTAAAGGACTGTTTTAACATGCTCAAGGAAATTGGTATCTTTTCAGTTACAGACATACCCTAGGGATGTTCTGTTAAAGGACTTCTGTCAGGTAGAGACCTAATGACAAAATAGACCCAAGAGGTTAGAGCAACTTGTTCAGATTTCCAAGTGCCATCTGAAGACTGGTATATATCTCAAAAATAAAGCTGGGGATGAGAACATGTTCGGGAGACTACGTCACAAGCATCCCATTCCTCTCTCTGTCCACAAGGGGGTGCAGCTTCCTGACACCAACGCATTTCTTGTGTGAAAAGCAGGCTGCGACTTGTCACTTCACTGTGATTTCAACCCTTCTTCC
The Cervus canadensis isolate Bull #8, Minnesota chromosome 6, ASM1932006v1, whole genome shotgun sequence genome window above contains:
- the LOC122444205 gene encoding uncharacterized protein LOC122444205, with translation MPKRRAGFWKGWYVRRRRSLVEQMRRLTIQETAPLPTAQQIQALLQMACENSPNLPTTLPTNILISLLLLLNQISSMNADVFWAYVPDPPLLQPVGWEMSLVPVYVNDTVLLGGFSDKHISLQSASISYTGSSSQLPMCFFRNHNVPGCLTVTDAGYFAYDDDHGRSWIVDIPSITKSTGYARRVNGTGPKDIPFCGLGVKGRYIAVPWKLCRDETATVYSITNDKHSLWDWSPDSNRNPGKEGSRQFAARIWNLGGTMVYQTEIWKLLAAFGTDGSFLQTGGKTKGYPGEGPQLLLKATKAIEKGSHKGFEATYNTETTSFHLEKASVQESDSAVYYCALRNTVTETAGGAEHKL